The Drosophila sechellia strain sech25 chromosome 2L, ASM438219v1, whole genome shotgun sequence region GCATCCTTGCCATTGGCACCACAACGAAGCAGTTGGTTGCTGATCCCGACAGTCTGAAGGGGTAAGTTTCATATATGGAGAATAGCACACTAACTAATATACTTGTAATCTACTTTTCTATGCAGCTTCAAGGAGGTCAACATGCTGACGGTCACCCTGAGTGCTGATCATCGTGTTGTGGatggtgctgttgctgccagGTGGCTGCAACACTTCCGCGACTACATGGAGGATCCTTCCAATATGGTATTGTAAGCGGACAGAAACGACCCATCACATTTAGAGACtccaacgaaaacaaaaaggatAACAAATTTAGCATCCTCTCTTTAAGCGAGGAGTTTCAGTCGACATGCAATATAAGTGAATATGTGGATTCTAATCGGTGTCACATATGTAAAGttttaaattggatttaaCTCATCGGtcacctatatatatatatagaaattaAATTGTGTAATTATTATTGATGTAGTTATTGATGGTCACCGTCGTTGCCATGATTGTAGAAAGAGTACACAAAATACTTGAATGATATTCGAATTAACCCCACTCACCGAGCTGTAACTTTCCGTTTGATATGCAAAACGTTTTGTATGCTTTGTTCGCATATGTTGATCATGATCGAGAATGAAAAAGGAAGTAGTTGAAAGTCCAAAGACGCGTTGAATAAACCCAAAACACTCACATGAACTAGCCAATTCTTAAATAAAATtgacttttattttaattacagTGGGGGTTTTCTGGGTGAGCCTAGCCTGAATTTAACCATGATTGGAGGAATTTGGAACGTTATCTGATGGGTGccaccaaagacactagaataacaagatgcgtaacggccatacaaatttttggcacgcgattttttggccgtggctctagaggtggctccaggctctcttgagtttttgttcgagagagaaagagcggagagcgctacagcaaacagctcttttctacgcatacagtgatagcatacaactgtatgtgtgcacacgtatgctcatgtattgtaaatttgacaaaatatgcccttcaccttagaagttcgttgactgtaaatctatattattttttatcaattggcaccatgcgaaaaattcttgttttgcattgcctcaacgttattattatttaaataaagcttagaaatagtaatagacaaatctatgtacatcacaaaataaatttcgaaaatgactttatattagaatacttttcattagggtattcagcttgcggcgcactgtggtccagaatttaatttttttggcataaagtctaaaaattgagctacaggctttaaactttgtacattttgttgttcaatcacaaatagtttacGCACAAAATTTGGAGTctgtgcgaccacgccctctcttgcttcccatattaactactggtatgactcaggagtcaacgaaatttcattgtttttttttttaaataaaagtgtgtatattgttgtttaaaaaataatcgccctcttcttcttttagttctacattataaatttgcgaatctgaactcgaatcagaatcagaatgtgaatccaatattttgtctcatggatcaggtttaaaattagactgcATTTCCAAAAGACTTATACTGCCTTCAGAAGtggtttttcctattttttctctctttctttacatacagtctaattttaaacctgatccatgagacaaaatttgtatggccgttacgcatcttgttattctagtgtctttggtgccACTATAAAATATCTTGTGCTACATAACTAGaagttttgtttaatttcccAAGATTGCATACTTAAACTTTTAAGCTTTCTAGAATCCATCTATTTTTCAACTAACAGAATTCTATTTTACTTTTATCATTCATTGAGGTCACctcaaatttattgttttcaacACCCAGTCGAAAGATAATAGACCTTTATTTCCGTGGTTTATAGTATTATGTAACTAGTTTATTGCCAAAATGTTACGAACTAAGCAAACACATGTTGAAAGTATTTACAAGCATAAAGTTAAGCTAATGTCAGTAGGATGTGAATGTCAGTGCGGTATTGAAATGGGCAATCACCACTGGGCAGGGCCCAGCTGGCTCCACTCGGCCACATACTCGGCCTGCTGCTCCAGAGCGGGGATCCACTCGACGCCGCCGTAGTCGATCGCGGGCAGAGTACCCTTGTAGTTGGCGGGCAGGACGGAGGGGTCGAGGAACTTCTGCAACGACTTCATGTCACTGCCGTGGAAATGAATCTGTTGAAAGAAAATTATTCAATGAGtatatattgttattaatattcatttaaaaGGAGGGGGAAATGATGTAGTTTGTGCCAGTTGGTTATTTTCATTGGTTATATTCTTTAAGGACATTAATTGATTGTAATAATCAGGTATTTTACATTGATTCATTCTTCCAATGAAGAGAAATTGTAGCCTACTTTTGAGGGCAGAAGGACAAAGTATGAGTAAGTACAAGTTTTACTTACCCTACTGTTCAGCTTTTGCTTGACGAAGGGCTTGAAAAGCGACCAAACCATGTTGAAGATGAACGGCTGCTTAACGAAGTGCACCTCCTTCATGCGAAGGGGCAGCGCCTCCTGGATGAATGTGATCAGTCGCTTCGAGAAGCTCGGCGACAGGGCCTTCACCTGCTTCATCGACAGTCCCTCGAAGTCCATGATGCAGACCACGCCCCGCACCTGGGTCTCCTCCTCCAGCTGGGCGGCAAGATGCACCATGTAGAGCATGCGGAACATCTCTTCGCTGGTAATATCGCTGGGATCCCAGAGCTTGCCACTGTTCACGATGAGCACACGACGACCCTTCTGGTCGCAGTTCTTGAGCACATTGATCACACTGCCCTTCACGAATTTCTCCTTAATCTGCTCGACCAGGAGTCCTCGGACCAGAGAGGCGTACTCCTTGCGGAAGCTCGCTGTGGTTTTCATCTGAAAGTCATTTTCAAATTAGTCCAGATAATGTATTTTATGTAAAGATAAAAATGTAGTCTAAGCAACCAACTTAATTTAGCTTATCATGCTACTCGTGTAGCTAATGGAAAactttatattttt contains the following coding sequences:
- the LOC6611531 gene encoding clavesin-1 → MAATDIAEEAFHLRLGYLKPETVEIARVELRETEEVKAEAILKLRELLKATPELNYKDDDAFLTVFLRACHFYPEGALEKMKTTASFRKEYASLVRGLLVEQIKEKFVKGSVINVLKNCDQKGRRVLIVNSGKLWDPSDITSEEMFRMLYMVHLAAQLEEETQVRGVVCIMDFEGLSMKQVKALSPSFSKRLITFIQEALPLRMKEVHFVKQPFIFNMVWSLFKPFVKQKLNSRIHFHGSDMKSLQKFLDPSVLPANYKGTLPAIDYGGVEWIPALEQQAEYVAEWSQLGPAQW